Proteins encoded in a region of the Thermocaproicibacter melissae genome:
- a CDS encoding site-2 protease family protein: MLFSIIQSLVQGESVGIADVIASILAMLFIIFCILPVHEWAHAWAAYKLGDSTAKAQGRLSLNPLVSFSPVGALFLLLFGFGWAKPVPIDSRYFRNPKRDTALVALAGPLSNLIVAWLGAIILNGIYVASNHSLPAFVMAFFSAYININVALAVFNLIPLPPLDGSKILGAFLSNRTLYNFYRYQNIIILIAFIVLFTGVLDRPLTWLNQICAMGVYWLGSLPYELFGML, encoded by the coding sequence ATGTTATTTTCGATTATCCAGAGCCTTGTTCAGGGGGAATCCGTTGGCATTGCCGACGTCATTGCCTCCATTTTAGCAATGCTCTTTATTATTTTCTGTATTCTGCCCGTTCACGAGTGGGCACACGCTTGGGCTGCTTACAAGCTGGGTGACAGCACTGCAAAAGCGCAGGGGCGCCTCAGCCTGAATCCTTTGGTAAGCTTCAGCCCTGTGGGTGCGTTGTTTCTGCTACTGTTCGGTTTCGGCTGGGCTAAGCCGGTGCCAATTGACAGCCGCTATTTCCGAAATCCGAAACGCGATACGGCTCTGGTAGCGCTCGCCGGACCTCTTTCCAATCTGATTGTCGCATGGCTGGGAGCAATTATTTTGAATGGCATCTATGTTGCGTCAAACCACAGCCTTCCGGCATTTGTTATGGCATTCTTTTCTGCTTATATCAACATCAACGTCGCACTTGCAGTGTTCAATTTGATTCCGCTTCCACCGCTCGACGGGTCAAAAATCCTCGGTGCTTTTCTTTCAAACCGTACTCTTTATAATTTTTACCGTTACCAGAACATTATCATTTTGATTGCGTTTATCGTGCTTTTCACCGGCGTTCTGGATCGGCCGCTCACTTGGCTGAATCAGATTTGCGCTATGGGTGTTTACTGGCTTGGAAGTCTTCCGTATGAATTATTTGGTATGCTGTAA
- a CDS encoding segregation and condensation protein A — protein MEKLCYKLESFEGPLDLLLLLIKKNKMNIFDIRITELVDQYMEQIDAMQERNMEVSSEFLEMAAHLVYMKTVFLLPKKEEAEQLSRELSGRLLEYEECRRIAKLLGEKLSFDTYTREQEKIEFDTRYKGTIALQDLFNAYRSAVGRGKRLLPPKPEAFSGIVSHKIVSVASRIIRVLRDLRKTGRAKYTDLYKNCHGRSELVATFLAVLELVKGKRIRIEGEDNSIVTLVNRPAMKKPFRE, from the coding sequence ATGGAAAAACTTTGTTATAAGCTGGAAAGTTTTGAAGGACCTCTTGATCTGCTCCTCCTTCTAATCAAGAAGAATAAAATGAATATTTTCGACATCCGCATCACCGAGCTGGTTGACCAGTATATGGAGCAGATTGATGCAATGCAGGAGCGGAACATGGAAGTCTCGAGTGAATTTCTCGAGATGGCGGCGCACCTTGTCTACATGAAAACGGTGTTCCTCCTTCCGAAGAAGGAGGAAGCGGAGCAGCTCAGCCGCGAATTAAGCGGCCGTCTGCTGGAATATGAAGAATGTCGGAGAATTGCAAAGCTTCTTGGTGAAAAACTTTCGTTTGATACTTATACCAGAGAGCAGGAAAAAATCGAGTTCGATACGAGGTATAAAGGCACCATCGCTTTGCAAGACCTTTTCAATGCTTACCGCAGCGCGGTGGGTAGGGGGAAACGCCTGTTGCCGCCGAAGCCGGAGGCCTTCTCCGGAATTGTTTCCCACAAAATCGTCAGCGTTGCGTCGCGGATTATCCGTGTTCTTCGTGACCTCCGCAAAACGGGAAGGGCAAAATACACGGACCTTTACAAAAACTGCCATGGGAGGTCAGAACTCGTCGCAACCTTCCTCGCTGTGCTGGAGCTTGTGAAGGGAAAACGCATCCGCATTGAAGGAGAAGACAACAGCATCGTTACGCTTGTTAATCGGCCTGCCATGAAGAAACCTTTTAGGGAGTGA